One part of the Mesorhizobium sp. M4B.F.Ca.ET.058.02.1.1 genome encodes these proteins:
- a CDS encoding sugar ABC transporter ATP-binding protein has translation MPEANTDIVRPDGAKKHFGAANFDIIRLDGAEKHFGAVRALSGVDFQVGAGECVGLVGHNGAGKSTLMHMVAGTLVPDSGAITVRGSAEQAYSVPRAQQLGIRCVFQELSLCPNLSIAENTRINHPSLTGFGWRRKAADLITAKLDEIFPDHGISASDIAGDLSIGRRQMVEVARAFTLTEDPLALVILDEPTSSLDAHTAGQLLAFVRRFVASGGSCILISHVLGEVLQNADRIVVMRDGKVVAADAASAFDRDRLVATMGGAEGHQRTAAETRKAEAGPLRVKARPARQQDGKELVARAGEIIGLAGLAGHGQTDLLLAIFGAAQRARTGIEVTAPVALVAGDRQSDGIFAQWSIAQNIGIRSLARLRSGFLISPRREAELAEFWKNKIGIRTPDMSNNIYSLSGGNQQKALFARALGSDAGIVLMDDPMRGVDIGTKLEVYDLVREEARKGRTFLWYTTETEELDNCDHVYVFKNGRIVANLGRDELTEEKIIQSSFGDAA, from the coding sequence ATGCCCGAGGCAAACACCGATATAGTCAGGCCGGATGGCGCCAAAAAGCATTTCGGCGCCGCCAATTTTGACATCATCAGACTGGACGGTGCCGAAAAGCATTTCGGCGCCGTCCGGGCGCTCAGCGGCGTCGACTTCCAAGTCGGCGCCGGCGAATGTGTCGGTCTCGTCGGTCACAACGGCGCCGGCAAGTCGACGCTGATGCACATGGTGGCGGGCACGCTTGTCCCCGACAGCGGCGCGATCACGGTGCGCGGCAGCGCCGAGCAGGCCTATTCGGTGCCGCGCGCGCAGCAACTCGGCATACGCTGCGTATTCCAGGAACTATCGCTCTGCCCGAACCTCAGCATCGCCGAGAACACGCGCATCAACCATCCTTCGCTCACCGGTTTCGGCTGGCGACGCAAGGCCGCCGACCTTATCACCGCCAAGCTGGACGAGATCTTTCCGGACCACGGCATCTCCGCTTCCGACATCGCCGGCGACCTTTCAATCGGCCGGCGGCAGATGGTGGAAGTGGCCCGCGCCTTCACGCTGACCGAGGATCCGCTGGCACTGGTCATCCTCGACGAGCCGACCTCCTCGCTCGACGCGCATACAGCGGGCCAGCTGCTTGCGTTCGTGCGCCGCTTCGTCGCTTCCGGCGGCAGCTGCATCCTGATCTCGCATGTGCTGGGCGAGGTGCTGCAGAACGCCGACCGCATCGTGGTCATGCGCGACGGCAAGGTCGTCGCCGCCGACGCCGCAAGCGCCTTCGACCGCGATCGGCTGGTCGCCACCATGGGCGGCGCCGAAGGGCATCAGAGAACTGCCGCGGAGACAAGGAAGGCGGAGGCCGGCCCGCTGCGGGTCAAGGCACGTCCGGCGCGGCAGCAGGACGGCAAGGAGCTCGTCGCGCGCGCGGGCGAGATCATCGGGCTCGCCGGCCTCGCCGGCCACGGGCAAACCGACCTTTTGCTGGCGATTTTCGGCGCTGCCCAGCGCGCCAGGACCGGCATAGAGGTGACCGCGCCGGTGGCGCTGGTCGCCGGTGACCGCCAGTCGGACGGCATTTTTGCGCAATGGTCGATCGCGCAGAATATCGGCATCCGCTCACTGGCGCGGCTGCGCAGCGGCTTCCTGATCTCGCCGCGGCGCGAGGCCGAGCTTGCCGAATTCTGGAAGAACAAGATCGGCATCCGCACGCCCGACATGAGCAACAACATCTACTCGCTGTCCGGCGGCAACCAGCAGAAGGCGTTGTTTGCCCGCGCGCTGGGCTCGGATGCCGGGATCGTGCTGATGGACGACCCGATGCGCGGCGTCGATATCGGCACCAAGCTGGAAGTCTACGATCTGGTGCGCGAGGAAGCCCGCAAGGGCCGCACCTTCCTCTGGTACACGACCGAAACCGAAGAGCTCGACAATTGCGACCATGTCTATGTCTTCAAGAACGGCCGGATCGTCGCCAATCTCGGACGCGACGAGCTGACCGAGGAGAAGATCATCCAGTCCTCATTCGGCGATGCGGCCTGA
- a CDS encoding ABC transporter permease — protein MTAASLETRLKASSAGGGAAARARMLRSLLPALSLALVLLAIAWLNPRAISYFGFTLMLNLAIPIALATIAQMFVIAGNELDLSIGTFVGFVGCVTATWLKDAPLIGVAVLLGSIGVYALLGALIHLRNLPSIVVTLGMSFVWQGLAILVLPKPGGKAPDWLLSLMAFKPPLIPFPIIAALVIAAVVHVGLMRTSYGVILRGSGGNAAALRRAGWSLLKTRIVLFALTGLFGVLSGMALIGITTSADANIGNGYTLLSIAGVILGGGEFVGGRVSPIGAVIGALTLALAASPLLTFMHIPPDWQVAANGAILIIVLAARVLISRRER, from the coding sequence ATGACGGCGGCCTCACTCGAAACCAGGCTGAAGGCGTCGTCGGCGGGTGGCGGTGCGGCGGCGCGGGCGCGCATGCTGCGCAGCCTGCTTCCGGCGTTGTCGTTGGCGCTGGTGCTTTTGGCGATCGCCTGGCTCAACCCGCGCGCCATCTCCTATTTCGGCTTCACCCTGATGCTCAACCTGGCGATCCCGATCGCCCTGGCCACGATCGCGCAGATGTTCGTTATCGCCGGCAATGAGCTCGACCTCTCGATTGGCACCTTCGTCGGCTTTGTCGGCTGCGTCACGGCGACCTGGCTGAAGGATGCGCCGCTGATCGGTGTGGCGGTGCTGCTGGGCTCGATCGGCGTCTATGCGCTGCTCGGCGCGCTGATCCACCTGCGCAACCTGCCCTCGATCGTGGTGACGCTGGGCATGAGCTTCGTCTGGCAGGGCCTCGCCATCCTCGTCCTGCCGAAGCCCGGCGGCAAGGCACCTGACTGGCTGTTGTCGCTGATGGCCTTCAAGCCGCCTCTCATTCCGTTCCCGATCATCGCCGCGCTGGTGATCGCGGCGGTGGTGCATGTCGGCCTGATGCGCACATCCTATGGCGTCATCCTGCGCGGCTCCGGCGGCAATGCGGCGGCGCTGCGGCGCGCCGGCTGGTCGCTGCTCAAGACCAGGATCGTGCTGTTCGCGCTGACAGGACTGTTCGGGGTACTCTCCGGCATGGCGCTGATCGGCATCACCACCTCGGCCGACGCCAATATCGGCAACGGCTACACGCTGCTGTCGATCGCCGGCGTCATCCTCGGCGGCGGCGAATTCGTCGGCGGCCGGGTGTCGCCGATCGGCGCCGTCATCGGCGCGCTGACGCTGGCGCTCGCCGCCTCGCCGCTGTTGACCTTCATGCACATCCCGCCCGACTGGCAGGTGGCGGCCAACGGCGCCATCCTGATCATCGTGCTGGCGGCGCGGGTGCTGATCAGCCGCAGGGAGAGGTGA
- a CDS encoding BMP family protein — protein MKDDPSKIERAGLSRRTVLELGALGLAAAVLPNAALAKDKKLKVAAIFATPIEEPWDNQIHVALQKAEKELGIEYKWSEKVQTADFSRVMREYAQGGYQLVLGDAFAAERESRRTAKQFPKTAWLFGSGAGPAEPNFGVFDNWIHEPAYLSGLIAGKMSKSGTVGAVAAMGIPEVNRLVNAFFAGAKEVNPNIKKKVAFIGSFFDPPKAKEAAVAQIDAGVDVIYAERFGVIEAAVEKKILAISNMSDQSSLGPDTVITGPVWDMYPTVEQAIKLVKAGVFTAQDYGDFSRMAKGGSFLAPYHKFDKTLPAEVKDLVEKKKAEILEGNFRVDVDENTPVSD, from the coding sequence ATGAAAGACGATCCTAGCAAAATTGAACGCGCCGGCTTGTCTCGGCGCACCGTGCTGGAACTCGGCGCGCTTGGGCTGGCAGCGGCGGTGCTGCCGAATGCCGCCTTAGCCAAGGACAAGAAGCTGAAGGTGGCGGCGATCTTCGCCACGCCGATCGAGGAGCCGTGGGACAACCAGATCCACGTCGCCCTGCAGAAGGCCGAGAAGGAGCTCGGCATCGAATACAAATGGTCGGAAAAGGTGCAGACCGCCGACTTCAGCCGCGTGATGCGCGAATATGCGCAGGGCGGCTACCAGCTGGTGCTGGGAGATGCCTTCGCCGCCGAGCGCGAGTCGCGCCGCACGGCAAAACAGTTCCCGAAGACCGCATGGCTGTTCGGCTCCGGCGCCGGGCCGGCCGAGCCCAATTTCGGCGTCTTCGACAATTGGATCCACGAGCCGGCGTACCTTTCCGGCCTGATTGCTGGCAAGATGTCGAAGTCCGGCACCGTCGGCGCGGTGGCGGCGATGGGCATTCCGGAAGTGAACCGGCTGGTCAACGCCTTCTTCGCCGGCGCCAAGGAGGTCAACCCGAACATCAAGAAGAAGGTCGCCTTCATCGGCTCCTTCTTCGATCCGCCGAAGGCCAAGGAAGCCGCCGTGGCGCAGATCGACGCTGGCGTCGACGTGATCTATGCCGAGCGCTTCGGCGTCATCGAGGCGGCGGTGGAGAAGAAGATCCTCGCCATCTCCAACATGTCCGACCAGTCGAGCCTCGGCCCGGATACGGTGATCACCGGGCCGGTGTGGGACATGTACCCGACGGTCGAGCAGGCGATCAAGCTGGTCAAGGCGGGTGTCTTCACCGCGCAGGACTATGGCGATTTCTCGCGCATGGCCAAGGGCGGTTCGTTCCTGGCGCCGTATCACAAGTTCGACAAGACGCTGCCGGCCGAGGTCAAGGACCTGGTCGAGAAGAAGAAGGCCGAGATCCTCGAAGGCAACTTCCGCGTCGACGTCGACGAGAACACGCCGGTCTCGGATTGA
- a CDS encoding ABC transporter permease, with protein MFRLEARTSTPAWFNLALPLLAIAATLVLCSGLIAIAGAGVIEAYGVMLSASLGDSYAITETLVRAAPMIFTGLAVAIAFRAKFWNIGAEGQLLAGAVASCFVGAIPMPGYLAMLLMALAGAAAGAAVALVPATLRVKFKVDDVVSSLLLNSVIYYALMALIEGPWKDSFSGYPISPPVEDSANFPVLIEGTRLHLGVVAALIAAPLCWFLIARMTLGFRIRVTGENPEAARYSGINVQRVLISTALLSGALAGLAGVGEVGGVHFQVMSDISPGYGYSGIVVAMLARLNPLGVVPAALFLAAVMTGAEAMSRATGVPAFLSDVIQGTALLAMLVALLFTAYRIRRVAK; from the coding sequence ATGTTCCGCCTCGAAGCCCGTACGTCGACGCCGGCTTGGTTCAATCTCGCACTGCCGCTGCTGGCGATCGCGGCGACGCTGGTGTTGTGCAGCGGCCTGATAGCAATCGCCGGCGCCGGCGTGATCGAGGCCTATGGCGTGATGCTGTCGGCCTCGCTCGGCGACAGCTACGCCATAACCGAGACGCTGGTGCGCGCCGCGCCGATGATCTTCACCGGCCTTGCTGTGGCGATCGCCTTCCGCGCGAAATTCTGGAACATCGGCGCCGAGGGCCAGTTGCTGGCGGGCGCTGTGGCAAGCTGCTTCGTCGGCGCCATCCCGATGCCGGGCTATCTCGCCATGCTTTTGATGGCGCTGGCGGGCGCCGCGGCCGGCGCCGCCGTGGCGCTGGTGCCCGCCACGTTGCGCGTAAAGTTCAAGGTCGACGACGTGGTCAGCTCGCTGCTGCTCAACTCAGTCATCTATTACGCGCTGATGGCGCTGATCGAGGGGCCCTGGAAGGATAGCTTCAGCGGCTATCCGATCTCGCCGCCGGTCGAGGATTCGGCCAATTTCCCGGTGCTGATTGAGGGCACGCGGCTGCATCTCGGCGTCGTGGCGGCGCTGATCGCCGCGCCGCTCTGCTGGTTCTTGATCGCGCGCATGACGCTCGGCTTCCGCATCCGTGTCACCGGCGAGAATCCGGAAGCGGCCCGCTACAGCGGCATCAACGTCCAGCGCGTGCTCATCTCGACCGCACTGCTCTCCGGCGCGCTGGCGGGCTTGGCCGGCGTCGGCGAGGTCGGCGGCGTGCATTTCCAGGTGATGAGCGACATTTCGCCCGGCTACGGCTATTCCGGCATTGTCGTCGCCATGCTGGCCAGGCTCAATCCGCTCGGCGTGGTGCCGGCGGCGCTCTTCCTTGCCGCGGTTATGACCGGGGCCGAGGCGATGTCGCGCGCGACCGGCGTGCCGGCTTTCCTCAGCGACGTCATCCAGGGCACGGCGCTGCTTGCCATGCTGGTGGCGCTGCTGTTCACCGCCTATCGAATTCGGCGGGTCGCGAAATGA
- a CDS encoding ABC transporter permease: protein MSAVFEQIFQVGFLAAIIRIATPLAFATLGEMFSERAGVLNLGIEGIMLLSAMAGFTATSMSGSLWLGVLVAVATGALMGAVHALFTVALGLSQHVCGIGVTLFCSGLAYFLYRPIFGQQSVPPSIKGFQPEPIPLLSHIPILGPAVFNQFTLVYLAIIAVPLAALVLYRTPWGLSVRMVGENPRAADSAGVSVIGTRFQAVILGGALMGLAGAFLTMAQFNAFTFGVVSGRGWVAIALVVFGRWDPWRSAGAALLFAFVDALQLRMQASGLGHIPYEAFLMLPFIFTIVAMAFMSRNAVAPSALLKPFRREER, encoded by the coding sequence ATGAGCGCGGTGTTCGAGCAGATCTTTCAGGTCGGCTTCCTTGCCGCCATCATCCGCATCGCCACGCCGCTTGCCTTCGCCACGCTTGGCGAAATGTTCTCCGAGCGCGCCGGCGTGCTTAATCTCGGCATCGAAGGCATCATGCTGCTCTCTGCCATGGCCGGGTTCACCGCCACCAGCATGAGCGGCAGCCTGTGGCTCGGCGTGCTGGTTGCCGTGGCGACCGGCGCGCTGATGGGCGCGGTGCATGCGCTGTTCACGGTGGCGCTGGGCTTAAGCCAGCATGTCTGCGGCATCGGCGTGACGCTGTTCTGCTCGGGGCTCGCGTATTTCCTCTACCGGCCGATCTTCGGCCAGCAGTCGGTGCCACCGAGCATCAAGGGTTTCCAGCCCGAGCCGATCCCGCTGCTTTCGCACATTCCGATCCTCGGCCCGGCGGTGTTCAACCAGTTTACGCTTGTCTATCTGGCGATCATCGCCGTTCCGCTCGCCGCCCTCGTGCTCTACCGCACGCCATGGGGGCTTTCGGTGCGGATGGTAGGCGAAAACCCGCGCGCCGCCGACTCGGCCGGGGTCAGCGTGATTGGCACGCGCTTCCAGGCGGTGATCCTCGGCGGCGCGTTGATGGGGCTCGCCGGCGCGTTTCTCACCATGGCGCAGTTCAACGCCTTCACCTTCGGCGTGGTGTCCGGGCGCGGCTGGGTGGCGATCGCGCTGGTCGTGTTCGGCCGTTGGGACCCGTGGCGCTCGGCGGGCGCGGCGCTGCTGTTCGCCTTCGTCGATGCGCTGCAGCTCAGGATGCAGGCAAGTGGGCTCGGCCACATCCCCTACGAAGCCTTCCTGATGCTGCCCTTCATCTTCACGATCGTCGCCATGGCCTTCATGTCGCGCAATGCGGTCGCGCCCTCGGCGCTGCTGAAGCCGTTTCGGAGGGAAGAGCGGTAG
- a CDS encoding ABC transporter ATP-binding protein: MSAPLIEMRGITKSFGAVKANEAVDLSVAPGEILGLLGENGAGKTTLMNVLFGAYAPDAGEILVEGRPVAIHSSADALAAGIGMVHQHFHLAPRLTVLENLLIGIPGKSGRIDRAGGLARLKEIGRQHGLSLDPTLPVSALSVGEQQRLEIIKALFRGAKLLILDEPTAVLAPGEVDGLFAALRSMAGQGLGIIFISHKLNEVRALTHRCVVLRHGKVAGRVDDPANTTSSAMAQLMCGREILPPARGPSTPGATVLTLDGISTSGHLGTALRDVSLSVREGEILGIAGVSGNGQRALADVISGMLAPKAGAMTIAGKAVAQFSPRAVQALGLGRIPEDRMTTGLVTNLPLADSMVLPRIGTEAFSRKGLLNPSAIRAFAEEQIKAYDIRCPGPMVRAGALSGGNLQKALLARELAFDPKVLIVSQPTRGLDIGAARFIHEKFLAMRAKGCGIIVIGEDLEELLMLSDRIAVMYEGRIAGTLAGADATVARLGLMMTGVEGRA, from the coding sequence TTGTCCGCCCCACTCATCGAAATGCGCGGCATCACCAAGAGCTTCGGGGCCGTCAAGGCGAACGAGGCCGTGGATCTCAGCGTCGCACCGGGCGAGATCCTTGGGCTGCTTGGCGAGAACGGCGCCGGCAAGACGACGCTGATGAACGTGCTGTTCGGCGCCTATGCACCTGACGCCGGCGAGATACTGGTCGAGGGCCGGCCGGTCGCCATCCACAGTTCGGCCGACGCGCTCGCCGCCGGCATCGGCATGGTGCACCAGCATTTTCATCTGGCGCCGCGGCTCACGGTGCTCGAGAACCTCCTGATCGGCATTCCGGGCAAGTCGGGCCGCATCGACCGCGCCGGCGGGTTGGCGCGGCTGAAGGAGATCGGCCGCCAGCATGGGCTGAGCCTCGATCCGACGCTGCCGGTCTCGGCGCTGTCGGTCGGCGAGCAGCAGCGGCTGGAGATCATCAAGGCGTTGTTTCGCGGCGCGAAGCTTTTGATCCTCGACGAGCCGACGGCGGTGCTGGCGCCAGGTGAGGTCGACGGCCTGTTCGCCGCCCTGCGCTCGATGGCGGGCCAGGGGCTCGGCATCATTTTCATCTCGCACAAGCTCAACGAAGTACGGGCACTCACGCATCGCTGCGTGGTGCTGCGGCACGGCAAGGTCGCGGGCCGCGTCGACGACCCCGCCAACACGACGTCGTCCGCCATGGCGCAATTGATGTGCGGCCGCGAGATCTTGCCGCCGGCCAGAGGGCCCTCGACGCCAGGCGCGACGGTGCTTACCCTCGACGGCATTTCCACGTCGGGTCATCTCGGCACCGCGTTGCGAGATGTGTCGCTTTCGGTGCGGGAAGGCGAGATCCTCGGCATCGCCGGCGTCTCCGGCAATGGCCAGCGGGCGCTGGCCGACGTCATTTCCGGCATGCTGGCGCCGAAGGCCGGCGCGATGACGATAGCCGGCAAAGCGGTTGCGCAATTCTCGCCGCGCGCGGTACAGGCACTCGGCCTTGGCCGTATCCCGGAAGACCGGATGACGACCGGGCTGGTGACCAATCTGCCGCTCGCCGATTCCATGGTGCTGCCGCGCATCGGCACCGAGGCGTTCAGCCGCAAGGGTCTGCTCAATCCGTCCGCCATCCGCGCCTTCGCCGAGGAACAGATCAAGGCCTATGACATACGCTGCCCGGGGCCGATGGTGCGCGCTGGCGCGCTCTCCGGCGGCAATCTGCAAAAGGCACTGCTGGCGCGCGAGCTCGCCTTCGATCCGAAAGTGCTGATCGTGTCGCAGCCGACGCGCGGCCTCGACATCGGCGCTGCCCGCTTCATCCACGAGAAGTTCCTCGCCATGCGCGCCAAGGGCTGCGGCATCATCGTCATCGGCGAGGACCTCGAGGAACTGCTAATGCTCTCGGACCGCATCGCGGTGATGTATGAGGGCCGCATCGCCGGCACACTCGCCGGTGCGGACGCCACCGTCGCAAGGCTCGGCCTGATGATGACCGGCGTGGAGGGGAGGGCGTAA
- a CDS encoding ABC transporter permease encodes MASLRMLLAKPWTWSFIGAAVVWLATIVFTGGYGAGGMITAALSLAVFTVIVGVGQMFVITLGPGNVDLSLPANIGLASAVAMKVMDGNDSMIAVGLIAALATGAAIGAANYLLIWALRIPPIIATLSASFIIQSIDISYGRGLQIKPPPGFADFTNWQFLGIPVLAMLTVLFTIGAATSLQRMIYGRSVLAIGQNIRAAWLAGVNVGRIRFLTYTLSGALGGIDGALLAGYFRGANVDIGNEYLLASIAVVVIGGTSVAGGKANVPGVWGAGLFLVLLLTMLNTFGVSAGVRLVLTGLIIVGVITAAGGEKALR; translated from the coding sequence ATGGCCTCGCTGCGAATGCTGCTGGCCAAACCGTGGACCTGGTCCTTCATCGGCGCAGCCGTGGTGTGGCTGGCGACCATCGTCTTCACCGGCGGCTATGGTGCCGGCGGCATGATCACGGCGGCACTTTCGCTGGCCGTCTTCACCGTCATCGTCGGCGTCGGCCAGATGTTCGTCATCACGCTCGGACCCGGCAATGTCGACCTGTCGCTGCCGGCCAATATCGGGCTTGCCAGCGCGGTCGCCATGAAAGTGATGGACGGCAATGATTCAATGATCGCGGTCGGGCTGATCGCGGCGCTCGCCACCGGGGCTGCGATCGGCGCGGCCAACTATCTGCTGATCTGGGCGCTCCGCATCCCGCCGATCATCGCAACCCTGTCGGCGAGCTTCATCATACAGTCGATTGACATCAGCTATGGGCGCGGGCTGCAGATCAAGCCGCCGCCGGGTTTCGCCGACTTCACCAACTGGCAATTCCTCGGCATCCCGGTGCTGGCGATGCTGACGGTACTCTTCACCATCGGCGCGGCAACGTCGCTGCAGCGCATGATCTACGGCCGCTCGGTGCTGGCGATCGGCCAGAACATCCGCGCCGCCTGGCTCGCCGGCGTCAATGTCGGCCGCATCCGCTTCCTCACCTACACGCTGTCCGGCGCGCTCGGCGGTATCGACGGGGCGCTGCTCGCCGGCTATTTCCGCGGCGCCAATGTCGACATCGGCAACGAATACCTGCTCGCCTCGATCGCCGTCGTCGTCATAGGCGGCACCTCGGTCGCCGGCGGCAAGGCCAATGTGCCCGGCGTCTGGGGCGCTGGCCTGTTCCTGGTGCTGCTGCTCACCATGCTCAACACGTTCGGCGTCAGCGCCGGCGTGCGGCTGGTGCTGACCGGACTGATCATCGTCGGGGTGATAACGGCGGCAGGTGGAGAGAAGGCGCTGCGGTGA
- a CDS encoding 3-hydroxyacyl-CoA dehydrogenase NAD-binding domain-containing protein, whose protein sequence is MSNSVNVANENGVAVVIIDNPPVNALSFHVREPLHAALAALRDDATVRAIVIVCAGRTFVAGADITEFGKPVQQPELRAIVALLETIAKPTVAAIHGTALGGGLELALGCHFRVADAGAKLGLPEVKLGLLPGGGGTVRLPRLVGAAKALGMIVSGTPISAGEAKAAGLVDAVFDGDLIAQAVRFAGEAAAKGGSFAPVRERRDRVAETDLAAFDRQAAELARKARGLEAPLACAEAVRNAITLPFDEALAAERALFVKLVAGDQSRAQRHLFFAEREAAKIQGKDVTRRKIARVGIIGAGTMGGGIAMAFANGGFPVTLLETGEEALQRGLAMIEKNYAVSVGRGSLTEEARQQRLGLFKGSTDYADLADCDLVIEAVFEDMAVKKVVFGKLDAVARPGAILATNTSYLDVDEIAASTSRPQDVLGMHFFSPANVMKLLEIVRADRTAPDALATVAELARRIGKVPVVVGVCHGFVGNRMLSARGAENEFLLLEGATPGQVDKAFTDFGWPMGPFQMGDLAGLDIGWRNRKARGQTAVIADTLCEQGRFGQKTGRGWYRYESGSREPVPDPEVEELIRAKAAEPGIARREIGADEIIERTLYPLVNEGARILEEGIAVRASDIDVVWANGYGFPIGKGGPMFWAGLEGAAKIVERLEHWHRRTGRAIFEPAPVLRRFAETGSWQVP, encoded by the coding sequence TTGTCCAATTCTGTCAACGTCGCAAACGAGAACGGCGTGGCGGTGGTCATAATCGACAACCCGCCGGTCAACGCGCTCAGCTTCCACGTCCGCGAGCCACTCCACGCGGCGCTGGCCGCGCTGCGCGACGATGCCACCGTCAGGGCCATCGTGATCGTGTGCGCCGGGCGGACTTTCGTCGCCGGAGCGGACATCACCGAATTCGGCAAGCCGGTGCAGCAGCCGGAGCTGCGCGCCATTGTGGCGCTTCTGGAAACCATCGCCAAGCCGACGGTCGCCGCCATCCATGGCACGGCGCTGGGCGGCGGGCTCGAGCTGGCGCTAGGCTGCCATTTCCGCGTCGCCGACGCCGGCGCGAAACTCGGCCTGCCGGAGGTGAAGCTCGGCCTGCTGCCGGGCGGCGGCGGCACGGTACGGCTGCCGCGCCTGGTCGGCGCGGCGAAGGCGCTCGGCATGATCGTTTCGGGAACGCCGATTTCGGCTGGCGAAGCAAAAGCCGCGGGCCTCGTCGATGCTGTCTTCGACGGCGATCTGATCGCCCAGGCGGTCCGGTTCGCCGGCGAGGCGGCCGCCAAAGGCGGGTCGTTCGCGCCGGTGCGCGAACGCAGGGACCGCGTTGCCGAAACGGACCTTGCAGCCTTCGACCGTCAGGCGGCCGAGCTTGCCAGGAAAGCGCGTGGGCTGGAGGCTCCGCTTGCCTGCGCCGAAGCCGTGCGCAATGCGATCACGCTGCCGTTCGATGAGGCGCTGGCGGCGGAGCGCGCGCTGTTCGTGAAGCTCGTTGCCGGCGACCAGTCGCGCGCGCAGCGGCATCTGTTCTTCGCCGAACGGGAAGCGGCCAAGATACAAGGCAAGGACGTCACCCGCCGCAAGATCGCCCGCGTCGGCATCATCGGCGCCGGCACGATGGGCGGCGGCATCGCGATGGCCTTTGCCAATGGCGGCTTTCCGGTGACCTTGCTCGAAACCGGCGAGGAGGCGCTGCAACGGGGCCTCGCAATGATCGAGAAGAACTACGCGGTCTCGGTCGGCCGTGGCTCGCTGACGGAAGAGGCCAGGCAGCAACGGCTTGGCCTGTTCAAAGGCAGCACCGACTATGCCGACCTTGCCGATTGCGACCTGGTAATAGAGGCGGTGTTCGAGGACATGGCGGTCAAGAAGGTGGTGTTCGGCAAACTCGACGCGGTGGCCAGGCCGGGCGCGATCCTTGCCACCAACACCTCCTATCTCGATGTCGACGAGATCGCCGCCTCGACGTCGCGGCCGCAGGATGTGCTCGGCATGCATTTCTTCTCGCCGGCCAATGTCATGAAGCTCTTGGAAATCGTGCGCGCCGATAGGACCGCGCCCGACGCGCTGGCGACGGTTGCGGAGCTAGCGCGGCGCATCGGCAAGGTGCCGGTCGTCGTCGGCGTCTGCCACGGCTTCGTCGGCAATCGCATGCTGTCCGCACGCGGCGCGGAAAACGAGTTCCTGCTGCTCGAAGGGGCGACGCCCGGCCAGGTCGACAAGGCGTTCACCGATTTCGGCTGGCCGATGGGGCCGTTCCAGATGGGCGATCTCGCCGGCCTCGACATCGGCTGGCGCAACCGCAAGGCGCGCGGCCAGACGGCGGTGATTGCCGACACGCTCTGCGAGCAGGGCCGTTTCGGCCAGAAGACCGGCAGGGGCTGGTATCGCTATGAAAGCGGCTCGCGCGAGCCCGTCCCTGATCCCGAGGTCGAGGAATTGATCCGCGCCAAGGCAGCCGAGCCTGGCATCGCCCGGCGCGAAATCGGCGCCGACGAGATCATCGAGCGCACGCTCTATCCGCTGGTCAACGAAGGCGCGAGGATCCTCGAGGAAGGCATTGCGGTGCGGGCGTCGGACATCGATGTCGTCTGGGCGAACGGTTACGGCTTTCCCATCGGCAAGGGTGGGCCGATGTTCTGGGCTGGCCTCGAAGGGGCTGCGAAGATCGTCGAGCGGCTGGAGCATTGGCATAGGCGGACCGGCCGGGCGATCTTCGAGCCGGCGCCGGTGCTGAGAAGGTTCGCGGAGACGGGGTCATGGCAAGTCCCGTAA
- a CDS encoding SDR family oxidoreductase — protein MGGRLAGKVAIISGGATGMGGAASELFAAEGAKVAIVDRNGEAAAATAAAIQARGHVAAHFVADVSDEAQVEGAVKAAAAKLGPVTVLFNHAGTIVIKPFLETTLTEWDWLHAVNVRSMFLMTRAVLPGMIAAGGGSIVCTSSISAVAATPNEVLYDTTKGACHMFARAIAVEFRDRNIRCNAVCPGFIRTPHGLREVADLGKLGVDVSDAALAAQQGRIGEPEEVAKAALFLASDESSFVNGAHFFVDNAFTAM, from the coding sequence ATGGGCGGAAGGCTGGCGGGCAAGGTCGCGATCATATCGGGCGGCGCGACGGGCATGGGTGGAGCGGCCTCGGAGCTCTTCGCGGCGGAAGGCGCCAAGGTGGCGATCGTCGACCGCAACGGCGAAGCGGCGGCGGCGACCGCTGCCGCGATCCAGGCACGCGGCCATGTCGCGGCGCATTTCGTCGCCGACGTTTCCGACGAAGCGCAGGTCGAGGGAGCGGTGAAGGCGGCGGCGGCAAAGCTCGGCCCCGTCACCGTGCTGTTCAACCACGCCGGCACCATCGTGATAAAGCCGTTCCTGGAGACGACGCTCACGGAATGGGACTGGCTGCACGCCGTGAATGTGCGCTCGATGTTCCTGATGACGCGCGCCGTACTGCCCGGCATGATCGCGGCGGGCGGCGGCTCGATCGTCTGCACCTCGTCGATCTCGGCGGTGGCGGCGACGCCGAACGAGGTGCTCTACGACACCACCAAGGGCGCCTGCCACATGTTCGCCCGCGCCATCGCGGTCGAATTCCGCGACCGCAACATTCGCTGCAACGCCGTCTGTCCCGGCTTCATCCGCACCCCGCACGGGCTGCGCGAGGTGGCCGACCTGGGGAAACTCGGCGTCGACGTCTCCGACGCGGCACTCGCCGCCCAGCAGGGCCGCATCGGCGAGCCGGAAGAAGTGGCGAAGGCCGCATTGTTCCTGGCCAGTGACGAATCCAGCTTCGTCAACGGCGCGCATTTCTTCGTCGACAACGCCTTTACGGCGATGTGA